The following is a genomic window from Theobroma cacao cultivar B97-61/B2 chromosome 10, Criollo_cocoa_genome_V2, whole genome shotgun sequence.
gcgcttagaaagcttttagtttgtacaaacggtgagtaaacttattattattgtaaattatctagagtttattttaaatgccctttatgtattttatgaaatgagaacgagattaaaacgggatttttgatgttttaggaataaatgtgacaaataaaaatatattgtattgattatgaaattgagtaattggaggctacaaattgacttgaaaaatatatattttcctaggaatggcttatgagaaatgagtatatgtggctatattttgtgaatgcattgggaaatttatgtaagttgttttactatgcaggctggataaataaataaaagccacgttatactgtcgaaattttattaaaattggtgggttagtcactgcagtgacgggtttccgtggactgcctattagaggggcacggtaaacccagttatatagttactccggttgtagaggcgaggagggtaactcctggggtagtattagagctcacttcacgtcgaacccccacgtgaatgtgtaactcggccaacgccaagggacggctggttttaaaaataaaaatgtgtttcacgtgtgaatattttaacacccttggcggactcggttagatgcctcggccaaggtatccccgaggattagttttggcttgagccttgttttaataaaagacataagccttaacaactgttttggtaaattacaaatattttatggtttaagaaataaattgaaaacattatgaaatgggttgaaatttgttgtttaaacttgcctccattttactcgcctttagatatttatgataatgtctgtttactcattgggattgcaaaatctcacccaactcctttccacccatttcaggttcagtatagactgtagatagctgatctcatcgaggactaccattggatctgcattttccaaaccgtaggttcacagtcctctttacttttgtttattcgggggccctcttgttattgtaaattaaattaaatattttggcttactgtatttcagtatgtataaatttatttagcttttacgctataaaaattattcacgtataactctataaatattgttttataagaaaatagaatattttccttaatatttcttttattttcttattatattcaaataaccgtaatttcgttttaaatgaagattttagacttttaaactcattttgaatatgaattatgtgttttgtacttgtatattacgttttaggcagtttcgaaatttttgaaaaaaaaatgaccaaaatacctctGTGTGgcgaaattttattttgattgttttttatctaaaataatatatattctctaaaactcgatatttaacaatgaatgctcacaggaaaggaaagaaactgatatgtaagccttgccgggttccggttggcattccggataattagtgtcaatcgggacgttgtggcgattgtcatgggcttgagggaggttccgggtcgtgacaataagTCTatgtttgtaatttttaaaagtaaataagGACATTTTAgtccaaaatattttagacTCTATTTCTATGGATGTGGAATAGTTAATATTATAGAGAGATGATATGTAACTATTCTAAGATTTTGTAAGGTTTTGAGAAATAGTCATTCTTCCTCCAAAAAGCAACCAAAtaacaagggagaattttttaagaaatagaGACCATTCCCCCACCCAAACATGCCGTGTCCAATTATCCACACTAAtctttcaaaacttaaaaagaagTTCTTAAGTTGTCCCTTTATTGTAAAAACCATCAGTTTTTGGATTAGAATAAGTACTCTTTATGCCATCAAAACCCaagaattatattaattttccatGGAAGATAAAGTATTTACATAAACTTGCTCATGTAGATGCCAAGTAGTCTCCCTTATTacataaatttgtttaaagAGAATAAAGATAATGTTGGGATGTTCTTTTCTCACACCATTGAATACCAACAGATGGAGAGCAGATCATGTAATTGCCTTTGTGCAAATTCCCTATCATCAGGGCTGAGATGTCTTAGGTTCATAGCAAGCTGAGAGGAGTCCACAGCAGCCCAAGGCCCTCCAGCtgaatatgaaattaaatttgacaGTCAATTTAGGATGCAGAAAGTATAAATTAAAGGCTTGTGAGGAAGATTGAAGAAAGGTTAGACTTACAACATATTCATGAAGCCTCCTTCCCCTTTCTTTGTTGTCCTTGGACAACATTTTGTCTTCCTTTCTCCTGTTGGAAACTAATCTTTCCATCATATAATCCAACACAAAAAGCCAaagaaatcaaacaaaaagtaaaatcAAGACAGACCTGATGAGTTGTACCCAGGCTTGTCCTCCTGAGACTTGTGTTCTTTCTGGCATACTGCATCCCATTCGGCCATGAGAGCTATTTAGGTTCCGCTCAAAATCTTTGTGGTTAAGGAATGATTTCTTTCTTGGTTTCACTTTTCATGTCCATTTATAAGCAAGCTAATGGATGAAGGGAATATAAAGGTGGGGGCTTACTTTAACTTTTAATCTCTTAATTATTAATCCAAACTTGGTCATGGAATAAGATTCTTAGGCAATTCTCCATTAAAGGGAAACAGCTAATAATGGCAGTACAACCAGTGTCAACATcgaagcaaaaaaaaattacatatcatccatataatattaatttggtTTAGATTCCTGGCAAAAGAAGAGGAGAAAGAAGATAAGAAGTGAACAAACGTGAAACATGAATGTTCTTCATTTACATTAAAAGTTAATATGCCAGGTTGCTAAATCAGCACTGTTGAGGTGGTGAGAGTCAGACAACTGACATCAGCAAATTGGCGCAACATTCTATCTCAAATCTGATATGAATATGAGCAATATCTAATTATGTACATAcacacatacatacatacgGTATGAAAGCAAAACAAAGCACAATATTATGATCTGTTCACACAGGGACTAGTTGTGGTGATTCATTCAAAGGACAAATTTGTTCTAAAAAGTCATATTTACAATGATCTTTACATAGTAACTAACCACTGGTTGCATTGCATCAGCATCCCAAATTTTTTTACTCCTAAAACCCCATTTCTTCCATCATTGGTATAGTCAAATTCAACTAGCTAACTCAGTTGCTTTTCGCATCAACAAACGCCCTTGTAATCTGCATGCAAAGAGCCGGGTTACTGGAAGCGAACACTTCATACTTTGTCGTGGAAACTATATCCTTCATGTTTCTGATAATGAAGTTCAAAGTAGTTTCCTTCAGTGTCTTGTTTGACTGAGCATCTGCAATCTCTAAAATGTCAATAGCATTCAATGCATTCAAGGAATTCAGCATGTAACGCTCACAGGACTCTTGTAAGTATGGAATCTCATACTTATCAGCTGCAACATATAGAGAGTAAACATGCTTCTCCAACTTATCTAAGGGCAAGTTCCCAGTATAAAGAAACTCTAGGAGAGACTCAAGCTCTTCGTTGTTTAACTCAGACAGAGTGACGGTATCAGTATCACTTGGTGGAGCCTTGAAGCCATCTGAGTCCAGCATATTCTTAAAGATTTCAGATCTTGCAGCCTACACAATAGGTAAATGTGTGAGTGTAATCAATGCTTAAACAGAAACAAATACAAACATAGCTAAGGAGTGTTACCAGTAAAGCTTTGTGTGCAGGTATGCAGGGCCCATTGTTAGGCTTAAGCTGTATATCAGTGTGGGTTTGTTCTTTGAATGCCACAACAAATCCGCTTAagaaacttattttctttttcaaatcatCCTCTGTATCCTTTAAGCCAGACATTGCTTTGTTGACATTTGCATGTGGCTGGGGATAGCACATGGAAAGACACAGACTTCAATATCCAGCAATTTAGAGAATACTCTTATAAATACTTCCCCCACCCCGATTCAGAAAAAAGGAACCACCTCAGGCAGattgattctttttcttctttcaggAGCTAAGATATCCTCAATTCAGTTGCCACATATACGACGTGGCCAAAAAGAGGTTGAGATTACACATCAGCATACCCCAAAAAAAGAGCTATTTTAGcagaatttcaaatttataaaGGAGTTTTTGAatgatataatttttcaatcaaTGTTTAAAGAtacaaaaacaagaaaactatgagaaaaataacttttagCTGGGCATTTGAAAAATAAGTGCCTTCACAACAGGAAGTGTAACTTTTATTTTGTCCCACAAGGTTTAAACTTTATGAAGTAACTTCATCAACCGTAAACTGCTTGGTAGAGGTGGAGAAATGAATCCGAACCCAAAAACCCGCCCAAAAAACCTTGAACTCCAACCTGACCAAACTTGACTTCACCAGAGAGTCAAAGACGTAAccttaaaaattcaaatccaaGACCAATGTGATCCAAAACCATAATACCCTAAACTTAACActaaaaatgcaaaatttaaTAATCAGTTTCCTTCTAACTCAAACTAAACCCAGTCCAATCCCGAAACGATCCAAATCGGAAGCAACATGAACCTGTCATCCGAATCCAAAATGACTTGACCAAACCTGCCCGTTTGGCACTCTACTGCTTATTTTCAACTTGCTAGCTGCTGGTttgttaaaagaaattaactaGCCCCTGACTATATAGCATGATTACTATAATTGCCGATATAGGTAGAAGCAGGTTGAAACAAGATTAACAACGACAGAAATGAGAAGGTTATTATGTCacaaaaattttcagaaaacATAATTACCTCGTTCTTTGAAGTAGGGGCAGTTGAATTTGTCCTGATACAAGCAGAGAAATAAAAAGGACATGAGACTGAACTCAAGGAGGATGTTATACAGTTAGTGCGAATATTTTGCACACTTTTATGTAAGCTATAAAGCGCACAGGATAGCAGCTGAGATATAGCTCCCAGCTTATAAATtatcaaagttatgaaagacagaccattttaattaatgctTGAAAGCAATACAATCGTCTCCCCCAACAAACTCCACCACCAAAAAGGCACCCTCTACAACAGAGTTTTAGCCCTCTCCATAGTGCCACTAACGAGTCATATCCAAATAACTtcagtttttcattttccttttcccgATGACGAAATTTGCATTAGCCAATGTCAAAGCGGGAAACCCCACAAAGTCTGCTACAATACAGcagaacaaagaaaacaaatgaCAAACCTAAAAGCAACAATAAACTTACCAGCT
Proteins encoded in this region:
- the LOC18587384 gene encoding BTB/POZ domain-containing protein At1g01640; amino-acid sequence: MSGFHFERPSSIHFGAFSSSGTTSASGFSSPFGSFASPPANTGPSTFGFSPVGVNSGNHASSGSSLFGASTGNHASSNAASATSSVSAATPQRLPSRRTNSTAPTSKNEPHANVNKAMSGLKDTEDDLKKKISFLSGFVVAFKEQTHTDIQLKPNNGPCIPAHKALLAARSEIFKNMLDSDGFKAPPSDTDTVTLSELNNEELESLLEFLYTGNLPLDKLEKHVYSLYVAADKYEIPYLQESCERYMLNSLNALNAIDILEIADAQSNKTLKETTLNFIIRNMKDIVSTTKYEVFASSNPALCMQITRAFVDAKSN